The genomic DNA ATCTTCGGCGAGGTCACCGACGAGGCGAGCAAGAAGGTCGTCGACGCCATCGCCGGCACGCGGACGAACCCGCGCACGGACCGCCCGGTGCACGACGTGGTCATCGAGACCGTCGTGGTCGGGGCACGCTGACGCCCGGGTCATCCGCGGTCGCCCCGGTTCCCCCGGGGAACCTTTCCGCCCCGCTCGTCCGTAGGGACGGGCGGGGCGTCGGCACGAGTACGAGGGGATCCCATGGAGCACGACCGGGCGGCGAGCGGGCTGCCGAGCTGTTACCGCCACCCCGGGGTGGAGACCGGCATCCGCTGCACACGCTGCGAACGGCCGATCTGCCCGGACTGCATGGTCGAGGCCTCGGTCGGGTTCCAGTGCCCCGGGTGCGTGCGGAGCGGATCGGGCACGGGCCACCGGCCGGACGCCGCCCGGCCGCGGAACATCGCGGGCGGCGCCGTCACCGACGGCGACCAGCAGCTGGTCACCAAGGTCCTGATCGGGACCAACCTGCTGGTGTTCCTGGGCGGCCTGCTCCTCTCGGGCCTCGTCGACGAGCTGATGCTGATCGGGCTCGCCTTCGACCCGGAGCTGCTCCGGGTGGTGGGGGTGGCCGACGGGGAGTGGTACCGGTTCCTGACGGCGGTGTTCCTGCACCAGGAGGTGTGGCACATCGGCTTCAACATGCTCGGCCTGTGGGTGCTGGGCGGCCCCCTGGAGGCGGCCCTCGGCCGGGTCCGCTACCTCGCGCTGTACCTGCTCTCCGGACTCGCGGGCAGCGCGCTCACCTATGTGCTGGCGGCGCCGAACCAACCGTCCCTGGGCGCGTCGGGGGCGGTCTTCGGCCTGATGGGGGCGACATTCGTGCTGCTCCGCCGGCTCAGGTACGATCCGCGGTCGGTGCTGGGCCTGATCGCGCTGAACGTGCTGATCACGGTCGTCTTCCGGGACACCATCGCCTGGCAGGCCCACCTCGGCGGCCTGGTCGCCGGTGCGGTCGTCGCGTACGGCATGGTGCACGGCCCGCGCGGAAGGCGCCTGCTGCTGCAGTGGGGGGCGTGCGGACTGGTGCTGGCCGCGACGGTGGCGGCGGCCGTCATGAGGACGGCCGCGCTCGGCTGAGCCCAGGCTTTCCCCAGAGTTGTCCACAGTCGGTGACGATGCTGCTGCAAGATGTCGGGAACACCTGCACCCCTCGCCGCTGACCTGGATGTTTCCGGGGCGGCGAGGGGTTCGGACGGCGGGTTCCGGAGGCGGGTGCAGCCATCCGGACACCAGGGCCACCAGAGTTATCCACAGATCATCTGAACTTTTCCACGGCTGTGCACAACGCTGTGGATAACCCGTATGGGTGATTGACGGTGCGGTGATCCGCGCCGACCCGTCACTTCCACTGGGTGGAGACGGCGAAGCCGGCGGCGATGAAGCCGAAACCGACCGCGACGTTCCAGCTCCTCAGCGACTCCATGGGGAGCGTGCCGTCGGTGACGAAGAAGACCACGATCCAGGCCAGCCCGATCGCGAACAGCGCCAGCATGACCGGAGCGACCCAGCTGCGGCTGGTCAGTTTGATGGCGGTCGCCTGCTTCGCGGCGGGGGGCGGCGTGAAGTCGGCCTTCTTGCGGATACGTGACTTCGGCACGAGGAACTCTCCTGTCGATGCGCTGCGTGACCGCGCGGAAACGGTGACTCTTGCTGGTAGGGGCCGGGAGCGAGGTGGTCCGTCCCCCTGCCCGGGCGTCCGTTAGCGTAGTGCTTCCGCGACGCCTGAGGAGATAAGGGTACGTTGAGCAATTCCGCCGACTCTCCCCCGGAGCCGGCCCGGCGCGACGGGTGGCAGCCGGTGAGACTGCTGACGGCCGCCGTCTTCGCGCTCGCGGGCCTGATCTTCGTCACCAGCTTCAACACCGCCAAGGGCACCAACATCCGCACGGACGACTCCCTGCTGAGGCTCTCCGACCTCGTCCGGGAGCGCAGCGACAAGAACGCCGGGCTGGAGGAGTCCACGGCGGCCGTACGCGACC from Streptomyces sp. MRC013 includes the following:
- a CDS encoding rhomboid family intramembrane serine protease; this encodes MEHDRAASGLPSCYRHPGVETGIRCTRCERPICPDCMVEASVGFQCPGCVRSGSGTGHRPDAARPRNIAGGAVTDGDQQLVTKVLIGTNLLVFLGGLLLSGLVDELMLIGLAFDPELLRVVGVADGEWYRFLTAVFLHQEVWHIGFNMLGLWVLGGPLEAALGRVRYLALYLLSGLAGSALTYVLAAPNQPSLGASGAVFGLMGATFVLLRRLRYDPRSVLGLIALNVLITVVFRDTIAWQAHLGGLVAGAVVAYGMVHGPRGRRLLLQWGACGLVLAATVAAAVMRTAALG
- the crgA gene encoding cell division protein CrgA, with translation MPKSRIRKKADFTPPPAAKQATAIKLTSRSWVAPVMLALFAIGLAWIVVFFVTDGTLPMESLRSWNVAVGFGFIAAGFAVSTQWK